One Nicotiana tomentosiformis chromosome 4, ASM39032v3, whole genome shotgun sequence genomic window carries:
- the LOC138909345 gene encoding uncharacterized protein produces the protein MGRLAYIPVGEKPLAADVQTLANHFMRLDISEPNRVLAYTVARSSLYKRIKERQYDDPHLLVLKDTVQHGGAKQVTVGDDGVLRMQGHICIPNVDGIHGENAL, from the exons aTGGGCAggcttgcgtatattccggttggtgagaagccattagctgcagatgttcagactttggctaatcatttcatgaggttagatatttcagaacccaatcGAGTTCTAGCTTACACtgtcgctcgatcttctttatataagCGCATcaaagagaggcagtatgatgatcctcatttacttgtccttaaggacacagtgcaacaTGGTGGTGCTAAGCAGGTTAcagttggagatgatggagttttgaggatgcagggtcatatttgtattcctaatgtggatggaattc atggtgagaacgcgctctaa